In one Shinella zoogloeoides genomic region, the following are encoded:
- the map gene encoding type I methionyl aminopeptidase, whose amino-acid sequence MTLGNDEDLNGLKAIGRICANVLQHMSTAIQPGMTTAELDLIGRRMLEAAGARSAPESCYNFPGATCISVNEEVAHGIPGERVIKEGDLVNIDVSAELNGYFADTGASFTVGRSVPAVERLCRDGKRALWVGLKEVKAGKPLAQVGNAIGEFARKNRYTLIANLASHGVGRSLHEEPTEIATWPDPQEKRRMTEGLVFTVEPFLSLGANWAEGGDRDEWTLYSEPSAPTVQFEHTVVATRNGPLVVTLPG is encoded by the coding sequence ACCTCAATGGCCTCAAGGCGATCGGCCGGATTTGCGCCAATGTGCTGCAGCACATGTCGACCGCCATCCAGCCGGGCATGACGACGGCGGAGCTCGATCTGATCGGCCGGCGCATGCTGGAAGCGGCGGGTGCGCGGTCCGCGCCGGAGAGCTGCTACAACTTTCCGGGCGCGACCTGCATTTCCGTCAATGAAGAGGTGGCGCACGGCATTCCGGGCGAGCGGGTGATCAAGGAGGGCGATCTCGTCAACATCGACGTGTCCGCCGAGCTCAACGGCTATTTCGCCGATACCGGCGCCTCGTTCACCGTCGGGCGCTCGGTGCCGGCGGTGGAGCGGCTTTGCCGCGACGGCAAGCGCGCGCTCTGGGTCGGCCTCAAGGAAGTGAAGGCCGGAAAGCCGCTCGCGCAGGTCGGCAACGCCATCGGCGAATTCGCCCGCAAGAACCGCTATACGCTGATCGCCAACCTCGCCAGCCACGGCGTCGGCCGCTCGCTTCACGAGGAGCCGACGGAAATCGCCACCTGGCCCGATCCGCAGGAAAAGCGCCGCATGACGGAAGGCCTCGTCTTCACGGTAGAGCCGTTCCTGTCGCTCGGCGCCAACTGGGCCGAGGGTGGCGACAGGGACGAATGGACGCTCTACAGCGAGCCGAGCGCGCCCACGGTGCAGTTCGAGCACACGGTCGTCGCCACGCGCAACGGCCCGCTGGTCGTGACGCTGCCGGGCTGA